GCATGGTAATTCCATAACTAACCTGCAACTGAGTCAGCTTCAGAAGCTGGTTCAAGATTACCTGAGCATTTGCATCTTTTTTAATATGGATCTCGACTCTGATCCCTTTTCGGTTAGAAAGATCTAAGATTTCCGAAACACCTTCTACCTGCTTCTCATTGACCAACTCTCCTATCTTTTCAAGTAGAGTTCGTTTATTGACTTGGTAAGGGATTTCGGTTATTACGATTACTTCTCTTCCTTTCTTGGTCTCTTCTATCTCGACTTTGGAGCGGATTCGAATGGAACCGCGGCCTGTATGATACGCAGAGAGTAAACCTTCTCCGCCGATAATAATACCACCGGTTGGGAAGTCAGGACCAGGAACGATCTTCAATAATTCAGGAATCGTAATATCAGGATTTCTAATGACTGCGATAACTGCTTCGATACATTCCGCCAAGTTGTGTGGAGGAATATTCGTCGCCATCCCGACTGCAATCCCGGAGGAACCGTTTACAAGTAGGTTCGGAAAATTTGCAGGAAGAACATCAGGTTGCTCTTTGGTATCATCGAAGTTGGGAGAGAAATTGACTGTTTCTTTTTCGATATCTCTCAGAAGTTCTTCGGCGATTTTTTCGAGACGAGCTTCTGTGTATCGATACGCCGCCGGATTATCGCCGTCCACGGATCCGAAGTTCCCTTGTCCATCAATGAGAGGAACTCTAAGAGAAAAATCCTGAACCATGCGGACTAACGCATCGTATACTGCGCTATCTCCGTGCGGGTGATAGTTACCGATCACCTCTCCGACGATCTTAGCGCATTTTACATAAGGACGATCACTTCTCCATGCTCTTTCATTCATAGCATGAAGGATCCTTCTGTGGACCGGTTTCAAACCGTCTCTCACATCCGGAAGAGCTCTACCTACGATAACGCTCATCGCGTAACCTAAGTAGGCTTCTTTCATTTGATCTTCTATTTCAACCGGAATGACTCTGACACCGTTCTTAAGCGCCTCGCCTATATCCGGGCGAGAAGCAGGGCTAAACCCTAGGGTCTTTGTCTCATTCTCCATCTCTTGGCTCATTCTATTTTAGAGCTCCCTATTTCTATCTTTCAAAGATCCAGGTTTGCGACTTTCGCCGCATTAATTTCGATGAATCTACGTCTAGGGACGACTTCATCTCCCATCAATATATTAAATGTGTCTTCGGCTTCTACATAGTCGTCTAATTTCACTTTCAGAACGACTCGTTTCTCCGGATCCATCGTGGTCTCCCATAATTGTTCCGGATTCATTTCCCCAAGACCTTTATAACGTTGGATAACCGCTTTTTCAGTTCCCAACTCTTTCATGTATTCGTCTTTCTCTTTATCCGAGTATAAATACGTTGCTGTCTTTCCGTGACGGATCAAATACAATGGAGGTTGAGCCACATATAAGAATCCTCTTTCGATCACCGATTTCATATAACGGAAGAAGAAGGTTAATAATAAAGTTCTAATATGTGATCCGTCGATGTCCGCATCCGTCATAATAAAGATCTTATGATAACGGATCTTATCCACGTTGAATTCATCTTCACCGATCCCGGTTCCAAGTGCAGAAACCAAGGTTCGGATTTCTTCGTTGCCTAAGATCTTGTCCAAGCGAGATTTCTCTACGTTCAGAATCTTTCCTTTCAACGGAAGAATTGCTTGGTAATTTCTGTCCCTACCTTGCTTAGCGGATCCACCGGCGGAATCTCCCTCAACAATATAGAGTTCAGAAGCGGCAGGATCTTTTTCGGAACAGTCTGCAAGTTTACCAGGAAGACCGCCTCCTTCAAGAACTGTCTTTCTACGAGTAAGATCTCTTGCCTTACGTGCCGCCTCTCTTGCTTTAGCGGCTAATATACATTTTTCTAATATCTTCTTAGTAACTGTAGGGTTCTCTTCAAAGAAAAGAGACAAACCTTCTCCAGTAAGCGTCTGCATGATCCCTTTGATCTCTGCGTTTACCAACTTCTCTTTTGTCTGAGAGTTGAACTGAGGCTGAGGAATTTTTACCGAGATAACTGCAGTGATTCCTTCTTTAAGATCCTCTCCGGAAAGTGCGGCTTGCTTCTTGGAAAGTTGCTGGTCCTTCTTCAAGAAATCGTTTAACGTTCTCGTCAGAGCTGCACGAAAACCTTCTAAGTGAGTTCCACCCAGGTTGTTATTAATATTATTCGTAAAACAGAATATATTCTCGGAGTAAGTATCCGAATATTGGATCGCGATCTCAGCGACTACATCGTCTTTATTTCTCTCGAAATGGATCGTCTTGTGAAGAGGATGTTTGTTCTCGTTTAGATATTCTACGAAGGAAACGATACCTCCATCGAAAAGGAACTCATGCTTTTCGGACTCGGCTTTTCTCTTATCCTGAACAATCAGTTTTAAGCCTTTATTTAAGAAGGCAAGTTCTCTAAAGCGAGAAGTAAGAACGTCATATTGGAATTCGGTTGTGGTAAAGATACCAGCATCCGGCTTAAAACGAACTACTGTTCCTCGATCTGAAGACTCTCCAATTACTTGGACAGGTCCCTGAGGAACTCCTCTGGAATACTTTTGTTGGTGAACCTTGCCGCTTTGGTAAACTTCTACCTCCAACCATTCAGAAAGAGCGTTTACTACAGAAACCCCAACCCCGTGAAGACCTCCGGAAACCTTATAAGCGTCGTTCTCAAACTTACCACCTGCGTGCAAAATGGTCATAACGACTTCGATCGTAGAAATATTTTTCTCAGGGTGAATGGCAGTTGGAATTCCCCTACCATTATCTTTCACTTCAATTATATTATCAGGAAGAATAGAGATAGAGATCTCGGTACAGTGACCGGCCATGGCCTCGTCCACCGAGTTGTCCACAACCTCGTATACCATTTTATGAAGCCCGCTCTCATCCTGGGTTCCGATATACATTCCGGGACGCTTGCGTACGGCCTCTAAACCCTCTAGGATCTTGATCTGACCTGCGCTATAACTACTGTCTGGTTGGCTCATCCAGTCCTCCGGAATCTAGGAATAGTTTTCCTGAAATCCCTAGGGAGGCAAGGAAATTCGGTGAGAGTTTCGGAAAGAATAACCCTCGCTAAAGAAATTCAATCAGTTCTAAAAGTCTTTTTTTAGCGATAGGATCTGTCTCTTTTTCGATGAGAGAGATTAGATCTTGTTTGCCGTCTAGCCCGGTTTTATCGACCGGTTTAATGGGTTGCTTTGCCTGTTTAGGAGAGAGGTTTCCGATCCGAACTTCTATCTTTCGAATGATGTCTTTTCCCAAATAACGTATAGAATAACTTAAGATCCTTTTTCTCATGAATAAGATCTCTTGTTTATATGCAGTGTGGGAAGTTACTATCACGAGTGCATCCCCTTGTATGGAATAAGGCTCGGAATGATTTGCGTAAATAGGACCGATTATGTCTGCCCAACGTTTACTCAAGGTTTGGACTGCAATCCGGTTAGAGAGATTTTCCTCAGAGAGTCCTAACTCTTCTAGGACTTTCTTAAATTCTCCTGTATTGATCTTATTTAAACCGGATTCTTCCTTCATTGGTGAGGCGTCACTAAACCGTTTTTAACCAGGAAAATCTGTTTCTCATCTTCCAATCTTCCGACGTAGTCAGAAATTCCCTCTAAGTCAGTGGTTGTAAAAAAAGCTTGGCCTGAATTTAATACGAGTTCCACAAAATATTCACGTCTTTTCACATCCAATTCTCGGATCACGTCATCGATTAGAAGAATGGGAGTTCTTCCCAATTTTCTTCGATAATACTCGAAAGCCGCAGCCTTTAAAGAAATTACCGTGCTTCTTTTTTGGCCTTGGGAAGCAAAATCCATAATATCCCGACCATTCTCTCCAACAAAGAGGTCATCTCTATGGATCCCAACGGAAGTATATCCTAGCTTTCTATCTCTGGCTAAATTCCGAGAAAGAGTCTGTTTGAAATCATCTAAGTCTTGAAAGCTAGGTTTATATTCCAAGATGAGTTGATCCCTACCACCGCTTAGTTTCTTTAGATTTTCTTGGTAAATAGGATCGAATTCCAGAATGAATTCTTTTCTTTTTTGAAAGAGAAGAATTCCTTTATCGATCAATCTTTGATTCCAAACCTCGTATAAGCCTGCATCCGAAGAACCTGTTTTCAGAAGAGCGTTTCGCTGCTTTAGAATTCTATTATATTCAATCAGATCCGCAAGATAAGAAGGATCTAAAGAAGAAAGCAAACTATCCAAGAACCTACGTCTTTCAACCGGGCCACCTTCTACAATGATCAGGTCCAAAGGAGTCATCAAAACGCTGAGGAACTTTCCGACTAAATCGGATCTTTTCTTTACTTCTTCTTGATTGAATTTTAATTTTCGACGACTGACCGGTTTTTTAGAAAAACCTAATTCGTAGATCTCTTTCTTATGATCTCTTTCGGCTTCACCTTTGATATAATATCCATCGGAGTTCCAGCGGATTAAATTAGCCTCTTCTGATTCTCTAAAACTTTTAAGCCAAGAGATCATAGAGATAGCTTCTAAAAGATTGGTCTTACCTTCTCCATTTTCACCCACAAAGAAAATAAGCCTGGAATGGAACTCCAGGCTTATCTGTTCGTGGTTTCTGAAGTTGAGAAGCTTCAGGCTTCGTAAAAACACGATTTTCTCTTTTATATTTTCATCGGCATGATGACCGATATAAAGTCAGGATCGGAAGGATCCTTAAACACTACCGGAGAACTAGAATCGCTAAACTCTATTCTAAATTCATTATCATCGATAGACTTAAATACGTCAGAAAGATATTCGCCTTTGAACGCCACAGTAATCTCTTCGCCGGAGTATTCGATCGGCATATTGATGCTG
Above is a window of Leptospira semungkisensis DNA encoding:
- the gyrB gene encoding DNA topoisomerase (ATP-hydrolyzing) subunit B, with product MSQPDSSYSAGQIKILEGLEAVRKRPGMYIGTQDESGLHKMVYEVVDNSVDEAMAGHCTEISISILPDNIIEVKDNGRGIPTAIHPEKNISTIEVVMTILHAGGKFENDAYKVSGGLHGVGVSVVNALSEWLEVEVYQSGKVHQQKYSRGVPQGPVQVIGESSDRGTVVRFKPDAGIFTTTEFQYDVLTSRFRELAFLNKGLKLIVQDKRKAESEKHEFLFDGGIVSFVEYLNENKHPLHKTIHFERNKDDVVAEIAIQYSDTYSENIFCFTNNINNNLGGTHLEGFRAALTRTLNDFLKKDQQLSKKQAALSGEDLKEGITAVISVKIPQPQFNSQTKEKLVNAEIKGIMQTLTGEGLSLFFEENPTVTKKILEKCILAAKAREAARKARDLTRRKTVLEGGGLPGKLADCSEKDPAASELYIVEGDSAGGSAKQGRDRNYQAILPLKGKILNVEKSRLDKILGNEEIRTLVSALGTGIGEDEFNVDKIRYHKIFIMTDADIDGSHIRTLLLTFFFRYMKSVIERGFLYVAQPPLYLIRHGKTATYLYSDKEKDEYMKELGTEKAVIQRYKGLGEMNPEQLWETTMDPEKRVVLKVKLDDYVEAEDTFNILMGDEVVPRRRFIEINAAKVANLDL
- a CDS encoding DUF721 domain-containing protein; amino-acid sequence: MKEESGLNKINTGEFKKVLEELGLSEENLSNRIAVQTLSKRWADIIGPIYANHSEPYSIQGDALVIVTSHTAYKQEILFMRKRILSYSIRYLGKDIIRKIEVRIGNLSPKQAKQPIKPVDKTGLDGKQDLISLIEKETDPIAKKRLLELIEFL
- the recF gene encoding DNA replication/repair protein RecF (All proteins in this family for which functions are known are DNA-binding proteins that assist the filamentation of RecA onto DNA for the initiation of recombination or recombinational repair.), which codes for MFLRSLKLLNFRNHEQISLEFHSRLIFFVGENGEGKTNLLEAISMISWLKSFRESEEANLIRWNSDGYYIKGEAERDHKKEIYELGFSKKPVSRRKLKFNQEEVKKRSDLVGKFLSVLMTPLDLIIVEGGPVERRRFLDSLLSSLDPSYLADLIEYNRILKQRNALLKTGSSDAGLYEVWNQRLIDKGILLFQKRKEFILEFDPIYQENLKKLSGGRDQLILEYKPSFQDLDDFKQTLSRNLARDRKLGYTSVGIHRDDLFVGENGRDIMDFASQGQKRSTVISLKAAAFEYYRRKLGRTPILLIDDVIRELDVKRREYFVELVLNSGQAFFTTTDLEGISDYVGRLEDEKQIFLVKNGLVTPHQ